The DNA region TTCCCAAACAACAGATGCACGAATACCTTTAAAACGATTTGCAGCCATTCCCATTCCTTGAGCGCCACCACAAATCAAAATCGCTCTTGGATCATATTTTTCATTGGCTCGTATTTTCGAAACCGCTACGCGAGCGAATTCAGGAAAATCATCATTTGGGTCATATTCAAAACCACCAATATCTTCAACATCGTATCCGCCCTCTTTTAAGTATTTAAAAACTTTCTCTTTTAAGTAAAAACCTCTATGGTCTGCGCCAAGAAAAATCTTCATTTCGCTCCTTAAATATTAGCTGCAACATCTGCAACAATTTCTACCAATCTGTTAGAATATCCCCATTCGTTATCATACCAAGCAACAATTTTAACCAAATTTCCACCAACAACATTAGTTAGTTCAAGGTCAACAATAGAGCTGTGAGAATTTCCTTTAAAATCTGTAGATACGAGCGGTTCTTCAGTCACAGTTAAAATACCTTGATAAAAAGGATCAGCCGCAGCACGCTTAAATACTTCATTAATTTCTTCTTTCGTGGTATTTCTTTTCAAAACAGCAGTAATATCGCTTAACGAAACTACCGCAGTCGGAACACGCACAGAAAGACCATCAAATTTACCAACTAAAGAAGGAATAACTTTTGCGGTTGCAATAGCAGCACCAGTCGTTGTTGGAACAATATTCTCGGCCGCAGAACGAGCTTCTCGCAAATCTTTTGCAGGAGCATCTAGAATTCGCTGGCTTGCAGTATAAGAATGAACTGTTGTCATCAAAGATTTTTCAATTCCAAATTCTCGTTCAAGAATTGCCATAACAGGAGCAATACAGTTTGTCGTACAGCTTGCATTCGAAATAATATCATCTTCACGAGTGAGCTCATGTTCGTTCACGCCAAGCACAATAAACTTTGCACCTTCACCTTTTGCAGGAGCTGAAATTACAACTTTTTTAGCGCCGGCATTAATATGCGCTCGAGCTTTTTCTGGTTGAACAAATAATCCGGTGGCTTCAATAACAACATCAACACCAAATTCTCCCCAAGGCAAAAGTGCTGGGTCTTTTTCCGCTAAAACACGAATTTGTTTTCCGGCAACAAAAATCGAATTATCATCATAAGAAACGTCATGATGATAAGTTCCATAAGTTGAGTCATGTTTTAAGAGATGAGCTAGGGTTTTTGTATCTGTTAAATCGTTGATAGCAACAACTTCAATATCATCTCTTTCGAAAGCTAATTTAAAAGCATTGCGACCAATTCGCCCAAATCCATTAATTGCAATTTTTTTAGACATTTCGTCTCCTTTTTTATTAAATTTCCTACAACTATTTTAGCATAAACGCTTTCAAAAATCCAGATTTAAAATCGTTGACTTTTGATTAAGCTTATGCTAGCATTGTTTTGTTGATATAAAAAATCAACAAATAGTACATTTCAAGGAGGATTCAAAAATGGATCTTAAGAAAACCGTAGCTTATAGCTTAATTGCAGCAGGTGTTGCTGGAGTTTTAGCTTTTTCCTCAACCAAAGAAGTTCATGCCTCAAGTGGAACCGTCTATATGCAAGAAGGCAACAAAATGACCGGTATGTGGGTTCATGTTGAGGGTGGTAGGTCTGGCTGGGCTTATTGGCGTCATAAGTTTGGAAACCAATATGAGTGGAGATATGACACTCAAGGTAAAAAATGGAAAGCCGATGTAGGTGTAAATGGCACACTTCAATCATGGGCTATAAATGCCCGTGGTTTCAACTGGACATATCGGCAAGGCGACAATATACCAATATGGGTAAATCAGGGAGGTCATTACGGCTGGAGAACGGTTCTTCCTCGCTCCTAACAAAATAGTCCTGAGTAAGACTTAAAATTACTCATTTTAACATAAAGGAGAATATATGAAAAAGCCACAAAGTAAAAAAGATATTGTAATTATTTCATCAATAATGTTAGCTTTTATATGGTTAACTATATTAACTGGATTATTTATTTGGCACTACAAAGGCTCTGAAGAAAATTATTGGAATACAATGGTTGAAGTACATAGTAATAGAGATAAAATAATAAAACTTGAAGAAAAAAATAAGTAAAAATCTTTAGCAAAAAAGACATTCGCCTGAATGTCTTTTTATTTTTTCTATTTCTCGTTGGATTTTCTTGCTTTAATTGCCTCTGCATTTTTAATCGGCTCTAAATCACCCCTTTGGCGAAGTTGTGAACGAAGCTTAATCCTTGCGTGCGAAGTTTTAACTAATTCCAACCAATCAATTTTTGGCTCAGAATTTTTTCGCGTCAAAACCTCGACAACATCACCTTTTTCAAGCGGCTTATCGAAAGCGTGAATTTTCTCATTAACCCGAAAAGCATAAGCATGTTTACCGATATCGCTATGTACCATATAGGCAAAATCAAGCGGCAATGCGCCTTCTGGTAGATTATAAATATCACCTTTTGGTGAATAAACAAAAATTCTATCACCAAAAATATCAATCTGAAGCTGCTCTGGGTCAATCTCCTCACCATCTCTTAAGCGTTGCGCCACATCTTGGAGTTGAACAATCCACTGTAATTCGTTTGAAAGCCCGCCGTTGCCTTTAACTTCACTCCGCTTTTTCGAAGTAGCCCCAGAAATGTAATCTTTACTCGATTTCTGTTCATGATAATGGAAACTCGCCGCCAAACCGCGCTCGGCAAATTCATGCATGTCGCGAGTTCGAATTTGAAACTCCGCAATCAGTTTCGA from Candidatus Saccharimonas sp. includes:
- a CDS encoding RpiB/LacA/LacB family sugar-phosphate isomerase; translation: MKIFLGADHRGFYLKEKVFKYLKEGGYDVEDIGGFEYDPNDDFPEFARVAVSKIRANEKYDPRAILICGGAQGMGMAANRFKGIRASVVWEPEEAKWTRNDNDSNIICLPARVFDKDEAEAKWKETVDVWLKTPFAAAPRFVRRNKQIDEV
- the gap gene encoding type I glyceraldehyde-3-phosphate dehydrogenase; its protein translation is MSKKIAINGFGRIGRNAFKLAFERDDIEVVAINDLTDTKTLAHLLKHDSTYGTYHHDVSYDDNSIFVAGKQIRVLAEKDPALLPWGEFGVDVVIEATGLFVQPEKARAHINAGAKKVVISAPAKGEGAKFIVLGVNEHELTREDDIISNASCTTNCIAPVMAILEREFGIEKSLMTTVHSYTASQRILDAPAKDLREARSAAENIVPTTTGAAIATAKVIPSLVGKFDGLSVRVPTAVVSLSDITAVLKRNTTKEEINEVFKRAAADPFYQGILTVTEEPLVSTDFKGNSHSSIVDLELTNVVGGNLVKIVAWYDNEWGYSNRLVEIVADVAANI